One genomic segment of Corynebacterium durum includes these proteins:
- a CDS encoding RDD family protein — MNEFAPNLYEYFGLNPQESSDVLGVTLSERIGQLEQTGLGANSPQQQQIQIAYGVLSNVSHRAIYDETIKVRQVAWHELGHLANFGRFPVQGQASPFQTNPQTPPAQGGVTPPTVGPGNQYAYYQDPQQSQFPHAGAAPQGGAQTYAYGDSSSYGTGGYPTSNVYGAAGSGITQSGERPTAGTRAGMAVVDLIIGGLLSGIVTFPVYIASDNTTLGSLMGALLLVVYYVGCEVLLGSTPAKLIFGYKVQDATTGQPLSWEQSFKRNWWRLVSIVPWVGGLVSAISAIVVFTTINEASQMRGSHDRLANAEVVKR, encoded by the coding sequence ATGAACGAGTTTGCCCCCAATTTGTATGAGTACTTTGGGTTGAATCCCCAGGAAAGCAGCGATGTCCTAGGGGTGACACTGTCTGAACGTATTGGCCAGCTTGAACAGACGGGTCTGGGGGCGAATTCGCCACAGCAGCAGCAAATCCAGATCGCTTATGGCGTGCTCAGTAACGTGTCACACCGAGCAATCTATGACGAGACCATCAAGGTTCGGCAGGTTGCATGGCACGAATTGGGTCACCTGGCTAATTTTGGGCGTTTTCCTGTGCAGGGTCAGGCGAGCCCGTTCCAGACTAATCCGCAGACACCACCAGCACAGGGCGGTGTGACGCCGCCTACGGTAGGACCTGGTAACCAGTACGCGTATTACCAAGACCCGCAGCAGTCACAGTTTCCTCATGCTGGGGCAGCGCCGCAGGGTGGAGCACAAACATACGCCTATGGTGACAGCAGCTCCTATGGTACGGGCGGTTATCCCACCAGCAATGTCTATGGAGCGGCTGGTAGCGGTATAACTCAAAGTGGCGAGAGGCCGACTGCAGGCACCCGAGCGGGAATGGCGGTCGTGGATCTAATAATCGGCGGCCTTCTTTCCGGTATTGTTACATTCCCTGTGTATATTGCCTCTGATAACACTACCCTGGGTTCGCTGATGGGTGCGTTACTCTTGGTCGTGTATTACGTGGGGTGTGAGGTGCTGTTGGGTTCAACCCCAGCGAAGTTAATCTTTGGTTATAAGGTTCAGGATGCCACTACTGGCCAACCCCTCAGCTGGGAGCAGTCTTTCAAACGTAACTGGTGGCGCCTCGTGAGCATTGTGCCGTGGGTTGGTGGACTCGTTTCAGCCATCTCGGCAATCGTGGTGTTCACCACCATTAATGAAGCAAGTCAGATGCGTGGCTCACACGATCGACTGGCCAACGCGGAGGTGGTCAAGAGGTAA
- a CDS encoding helix-turn-helix domain-containing protein — protein MYVICSEPQTPPTKDTSITGELWREMLGKEIRSARTQRGDRLSDLAERSGVSPQYLSEIERGMKDPSSEMIDAIAGALGMSTLDLAKSVVEKGDSGNGDIHNAASTPVLLLAA, from the coding sequence ATGTACGTCATCTGCTCCGAACCACAAACGCCACCCACCAAGGACACCAGTATCACTGGTGAGTTGTGGCGGGAAATGCTTGGCAAAGAAATCCGATCAGCGCGCACGCAGCGCGGGGATCGTCTCTCTGACCTTGCTGAACGTTCGGGAGTTTCGCCTCAGTACCTGTCCGAAATCGAGCGCGGAATGAAAGATCCGTCCTCTGAAATGATTGATGCCATTGCTGGAGCATTAGGAATGTCTACGCTTGACCTGGCGAAATCCGTGGTGGAGAAGGGTGACAGTGGGAACGGCGACATCCACAACGCCGCGAGCACGCCGGTGTTGTTGCTGGCGGCCTAA
- a CDS encoding DUF4261 domain-containing protein: MPGGIAMLLQHHVDAGVTPEAVRDQMLADWPDLGPITVMPPSDMDDEDGAVAQFSLECENAIIIVTTMDSQFADDTAELCAGSRLWPDAATFDTDYQATTIVAVYFEDEDAADLAVRALLTQAMASIIAVSNEAFAVYWGDADHVIIPPLFREMAQEILPNPPLYLWVAFNAGFREGGEFASTTVGLDSLGLMDIEIPDSSKTPEDTQEFVLNLVIYLLENGPVIADGDTVGESETERIRAVYTESMFYPDKTVIQLRNEQSGSDKGNGKPKRSWFRRGRR, from the coding sequence ATGCCTGGTGGAATTGCGATGCTGCTTCAACATCATGTGGATGCGGGGGTGACACCGGAGGCGGTTCGGGATCAGATGCTTGCTGATTGGCCGGATCTGGGGCCGATTACTGTGATGCCGCCGTCGGACATGGATGATGAGGATGGCGCAGTCGCACAGTTCAGTTTGGAATGCGAGAATGCGATCATCATTGTGACCACCATGGACTCTCAGTTCGCAGATGATACCGCCGAACTGTGTGCGGGTAGTAGGTTGTGGCCAGACGCAGCCACTTTTGATACTGATTATCAAGCAACCACCATTGTGGCTGTGTACTTCGAGGATGAAGATGCTGCCGACCTTGCGGTTCGTGCCCTGCTAACGCAAGCTATGGCGTCAATAATTGCGGTGTCGAACGAGGCTTTCGCTGTGTACTGGGGTGATGCGGATCATGTGATTATTCCTCCACTGTTCCGAGAGATGGCTCAGGAGATTCTTCCCAATCCGCCTCTTTATCTGTGGGTAGCATTCAACGCGGGGTTCCGTGAGGGCGGCGAATTTGCGTCAACGACGGTGGGGTTGGATTCGTTGGGCCTGATGGACATAGAGATTCCTGACAGCTCCAAGACGCCTGAGGACACTCAGGAATTTGTTCTTAACCTTGTGATCTATCTGCTAGAAAACGGCCCGGTCATCGCTGATGGCGATACCGTCGGGGAGAGTGAAACCGAGCGGATCCGCGCGGTATACACGGAATCGATGTTCTACCCTGATAAGACCGTCATTCAGCTGCGCAATGAGCAATCTGGTTCTGACAAAGGCAACGGCAAACCCAAGCGTTCGTGGTTCCGTCGGGGGCGTCGTTAA
- a CDS encoding VOC family protein, whose translation MSVQRSMPLVTVRDLDAAIEEYCRLTGMKVIMNHGWIATLASPKDHSIQISLITSDPTAPVNPVASIEVEDVDAVYRIAQDNGWEIVHDLAVEEWGVRRFFVRDADGNVVNVLSHVG comes from the coding sequence ATGTCTGTGCAGCGTTCCATGCCACTCGTAACTGTTCGTGACCTTGATGCTGCGATTGAGGAGTACTGCCGTCTTACTGGAATGAAAGTGATCATGAACCATGGTTGGATTGCCACTTTGGCATCTCCGAAAGATCACTCCATCCAAATCAGTCTGATTACTTCTGACCCCACTGCGCCCGTTAACCCGGTGGCATCCATTGAGGTCGAAGACGTTGATGCTGTATACAGGATCGCCCAGGATAATGGCTGGGAGATTGTGCACGATCTCGCTGTTGAGGAATGGGGAGTGCGTCGCTTCTTTGTGCGGGATGCTGATGGAAATGTCGTTAATGTGCTATCGCACGTAGGATGA
- a CDS encoding MerR family transcriptional regulator — protein sequence MSHQDNGLLQIGTFSTLSRISVRMLRHYQERGLLIPAHIDQFSGYRFYTSDQLGTAHLIVQLREAGFSIDAMSDVLDAVEESSGGSARIEHILSAQRDLLAQHRAELNAQQAALDLVTTTLKGHPEMTDVIRTTLPALTIASLRHVVPGYHDEGILWQEIMPLLQEAGVSFPAGGISGATFYDPEFRDNDVDIEVWIQVTEPFTGTARLECRSVPERDVVMATLHGDYSQMPAVTQAIGAYIADHGLTTGPMFNIYRVSPAQNPDPSSWITDVCFPVTEASL from the coding sequence ATGAGTCACCAGGACAATGGCTTACTGCAGATAGGAACGTTTTCCACGCTATCTAGGATCAGCGTGCGGATGCTGCGTCACTACCAGGAACGTGGACTTCTCATTCCCGCGCATATTGACCAGTTCAGTGGATACCGGTTTTACACAAGCGACCAGCTTGGCACAGCACACTTGATCGTCCAGTTGCGTGAGGCGGGTTTTTCCATCGACGCAATGTCCGATGTCCTTGATGCAGTTGAAGAGTCTTCTGGTGGCTCCGCTCGTATTGAGCATATTCTGAGCGCCCAACGCGACCTTCTCGCCCAGCATCGAGCTGAACTGAATGCACAGCAGGCGGCGCTTGACCTCGTCACCACCACCCTGAAAGGACACCCTGAAATGACTGATGTCATCAGGACCACACTGCCAGCACTAACCATTGCTAGTCTCCGCCATGTCGTACCCGGCTACCACGACGAAGGCATCCTGTGGCAGGAAATCATGCCCCTGCTCCAGGAAGCTGGAGTATCCTTCCCCGCCGGAGGCATCTCTGGAGCAACGTTCTACGACCCCGAATTCCGCGACAACGATGTGGACATTGAGGTGTGGATTCAGGTAACTGAGCCATTCACTGGCACTGCCCGATTGGAGTGCCGCAGCGTACCCGAGCGCGATGTTGTCATGGCCACGCTACATGGCGATTACTCTCAGATGCCAGCTGTCACCCAAGCGATTGGCGCATACATCGCTGACCATGGACTCACCACTGGCCCCATGTTCAATATCTATCGCGTCAGCCCAGCCCAGAATCCAGACCCCAGCAGCTGGATCACTGATGTGTGCTTCCCAGTAACAGAAGCATCACTATAA
- a CDS encoding DUF6620 family protein, producing MFDFLKKLFGGASEDAPSSTASSGRSAGGSRTAQAAGANPGKAPAAAYNARPNSKETGVPNPDGSTFGYRPNGELFFVHPFSVAITGEFLHDSFDEEALAWLPKPQPPAGFPADAYEYADKWLDLWERALEPQFEFYEQIDTNKSVPGAQDALERWEGVLRAIDTEATQLGDFKGARNLVLGNSDMHESVDTYIEVSRDYLAKRIDWDSLDQEDKQEIIYDCIGTLFGFYTRRNEILAGFYQDPSGQAARQAEEEAFAPLMAMRNVDTSAPELQPIAGVSLHDFVAGSQRLHANAPIEEVTTILGIERPQWDQAAAEWQHRIGTHPMTVGVEYSNLMSQPHPLFSGAAGAGSSQTGQAGNNSARLSTDRNFYVEVAAAMGAAGEAGIDTDGYLHEHYGVSIAEAGAAGVTWMSDFTQAGELTTLIQSRQAEIAKEIAQLAGPGAADDIEF from the coding sequence ATGTTTGATTTTCTGAAAAAGCTCTTCGGTGGCGCTTCCGAGGATGCTCCCTCTTCTACCGCATCTTCTGGGCGCTCCGCCGGTGGATCCCGCACAGCCCAAGCAGCAGGCGCCAACCCTGGCAAAGCACCCGCTGCCGCCTATAATGCACGCCCCAACTCCAAGGAAACCGGAGTTCCGAATCCGGACGGCTCCACCTTCGGATACCGACCGAACGGCGAACTGTTCTTTGTGCACCCCTTCAGCGTTGCCATCACCGGAGAGTTTCTTCATGACAGCTTCGATGAGGAAGCACTCGCATGGCTGCCCAAACCACAACCCCCGGCAGGCTTCCCTGCAGATGCGTACGAGTACGCAGATAAATGGCTTGACCTGTGGGAACGTGCCCTGGAGCCGCAGTTCGAGTTTTATGAGCAGATCGACACCAATAAGTCTGTTCCAGGAGCCCAGGATGCACTAGAGCGCTGGGAGGGGGTCTTGCGCGCCATTGATACTGAGGCCACCCAGCTCGGCGATTTCAAGGGCGCTCGCAACCTTGTGCTGGGCAACAGTGACATGCACGAATCTGTGGACACCTACATTGAGGTATCCAGGGATTACCTGGCCAAGCGCATCGACTGGGACTCCCTTGATCAAGAAGACAAGCAGGAGATCATCTACGACTGCATTGGTACATTGTTTGGGTTCTACACGAGGCGTAATGAAATTCTCGCTGGTTTCTACCAGGATCCCAGCGGCCAAGCTGCGCGACAGGCGGAGGAAGAGGCATTTGCACCGTTAATGGCCATGCGCAACGTGGATACCTCCGCACCCGAGCTCCAGCCAATTGCTGGCGTGAGCCTGCACGACTTCGTTGCTGGTTCACAGAGGCTTCACGCCAACGCGCCCATTGAAGAAGTCACCACCATACTGGGCATTGAGCGCCCGCAATGGGATCAGGCAGCAGCGGAATGGCAGCACCGCATTGGTACTCACCCGATGACCGTGGGGGTGGAGTACAGCAACCTTATGTCGCAGCCGCATCCGCTGTTCAGTGGGGCAGCTGGGGCCGGCTCCTCCCAAACGGGGCAGGCCGGGAATAACTCGGCTCGACTGAGCACCGACCGCAATTTCTACGTTGAGGTTGCTGCAGCTATGGGTGCAGCTGGTGAAGCTGGCATTGACACTGACGGCTACCTTCATGAGCACTACGGCGTCTCCATAGCTGAGGCTGGGGCCGCAGGCGTGACGTGGATGTCTGATTTTACTCAGGCGGGCGAACTCACCACTCTGATTCAGTCTCGACAAGCAGAGATAGCCAAGGAGATTGCACAACTTGCTGGCCCAGGTGCCGCAGATGATATCGAGTTCTAA
- a CDS encoding ClpP family protease, which translates to MSEQSVDVTQILDQHIYRELFDHRIIILADALEQHNANRLCTSLLLLSFRDPTADIVFLINSPGGSVPGMLAIRDCMNGIPNDVITVNLGMAYSAGQFLLSAGTQGKRFCLPHAKVLLHQGSGGIGGVAQDIEIQANDIRHTRDSVLECISEDTGRSLAEVTHDSLRDRWFTAKQALEYGFVDHITADVSQFLQRPTRVMGLSAKGHAHS; encoded by the coding sequence ATGTCCGAACAATCAGTTGATGTGACGCAGATCCTGGATCAGCACATTTACCGGGAGCTTTTCGACCACCGCATTATTATCCTTGCTGACGCGTTGGAGCAGCATAATGCAAACCGCTTATGCACCTCGCTTCTTCTCTTGTCTTTCCGCGATCCCACCGCCGATATTGTCTTTTTGATTAATTCCCCAGGTGGGTCCGTGCCCGGAATGTTGGCGATTCGCGATTGCATGAATGGCATTCCCAACGACGTGATCACAGTAAATCTAGGCATGGCATACAGCGCAGGACAGTTTTTGTTGTCCGCCGGAACGCAAGGCAAGCGTTTCTGCCTTCCCCATGCCAAGGTGTTGTTACACCAGGGTTCGGGTGGAATTGGCGGCGTGGCGCAGGATATTGAAATTCAAGCTAACGATATTCGCCACACGCGGGACTCGGTGTTGGAGTGCATTTCGGAGGATACCGGACGCAGCCTCGCGGAGGTCACCCATGATTCCCTGCGTGATCGTTGGTTCACCGCCAAGCAAGCTTTGGAGTACGGCTTCGTTGATCACATCACCGCAGATGTCTCCCAGTTTCTTCAACGTCCCACCCGGGTCATGGGGCTTTCAGCGAAAGGACATGCGCACTCATGA
- a CDS encoding YbdD/YjiX family protein has protein sequence MRSCWVYIGDVMGERDYEKYVTYLQQHHPCAPIPTEREYWRMRWAEQELNPKGRCC, from the coding sequence ATGCGCAGCTGCTGGGTGTATATCGGTGATGTGATGGGGGAACGTGACTATGAAAAATACGTCACGTACCTACAACAACACCACCCTTGTGCACCCATACCCACCGAGCGAGAATACTGGCGTATGCGGTGGGCTGAGCAAGAACTCAATCCGAAAGGACGGTGCTGTTAG
- a CDS encoding serine hydrolase domain-containing protein, giving the protein MDPNTVQGILEQGLHAIGCPTGAAVVVTSQGIVDSATVGDMNSETPVVIGSTSKSLTGLAVTQLADQGLIDVQQPLTHYLPNAHVLPDATVHDVARHCSGLRSDSTCARTKKFRYSNRNYNLLGELVEKISGLPFMEYVQRNIIDLQHHTPVIFGHVAFLGHYFPATPFDLSTQSWIQPPSGGIAMNIQDAAHYLQSYLVGDFSLEHMLIDAAPADGSPAVSGVLGDKGRYGYGWIEKEYSDHRIYLHSGKVPGVTTLFVLVPGRDVGVALLVPAGDFLVGTPLIEKLGEALILTAMGEHGDLPTKRERVIARTRLTVRYALFLVFAMMVGATSVHWNLPLVGIGCAAVIAGGVRLLGGTPTAWIYRFAPDFFCVILVGILLMAGTGIYAFV; this is encoded by the coding sequence ATGGACCCCAATACTGTTCAAGGCATTCTTGAGCAAGGTCTGCATGCCATTGGTTGTCCAACCGGGGCCGCAGTGGTGGTTACATCTCAGGGCATTGTTGATAGCGCGACTGTTGGCGATATGAATAGTGAAACCCCCGTTGTTATCGGTTCTACAAGCAAGTCGCTCACCGGGCTGGCTGTGACGCAGCTGGCTGATCAGGGGCTTATTGACGTGCAGCAACCCCTCACGCACTACCTCCCCAACGCCCATGTTCTTCCTGACGCCACTGTTCATGACGTTGCCAGGCATTGCAGCGGGCTCCGGTCCGATTCAACATGTGCCCGCACCAAGAAGTTTCGTTACTCCAACCGTAACTACAACCTCCTCGGTGAACTCGTTGAGAAGATCTCCGGTCTGCCGTTCATGGAGTACGTGCAGCGCAACATTATTGACCTCCAGCACCACACTCCAGTGATATTTGGGCACGTGGCATTCCTTGGGCATTATTTCCCTGCAACCCCCTTCGACCTGTCCACACAATCCTGGATTCAACCGCCTTCCGGAGGCATTGCCATGAACATCCAGGATGCAGCACACTACCTGCAGTCTTACCTGGTTGGTGACTTTTCACTTGAGCACATGCTTATCGACGCCGCGCCTGCCGACGGTTCCCCCGCAGTTTCCGGTGTCCTTGGAGACAAGGGCCGATATGGTTACGGGTGGATTGAAAAAGAATACTCAGACCACCGGATATACCTGCACTCTGGAAAAGTCCCAGGTGTCACAACATTGTTTGTGCTTGTTCCTGGCCGTGATGTGGGTGTAGCGCTACTTGTGCCTGCTGGTGATTTTCTTGTGGGCACTCCACTCATCGAAAAATTGGGCGAGGCGCTTATTCTGACCGCTATGGGGGAACATGGTGATCTTCCCACCAAGCGTGAACGTGTGATTGCGCGAACGCGGCTGACCGTGAGATACGCGCTCTTTTTGGTCTTTGCGATGATGGTGGGGGCGACATCTGTGCACTGGAATCTGCCACTAGTGGGGATTGGATGTGCTGCTGTTATTGCTGGTGGCGTTCGACTGCTCGGCGGCACCCCGACGGCCTGGATCTACCGCTTCGCTCCTGACTTCTTCTGCGTGATCCTTGTCGGTATTTTACTGATGGCTGGGACTGGAATCTATGCTTTTGTGTAG
- a CDS encoding ClpP family protease: MSSTYTIPYVTTRSGNTEKTVDIYSRLLDERIIYIGTPIDDGVANAVIAQLLHLENDNADMPISLYLNSAGGSMSATLAIYDCMQFVHPTLETTCVGQVVSSSALLLAGGTHGHRLILPHGRVVLHAPVTEGGRGAIPDLIIEAEEIERIRSMQEEILAQHCGVSAEQVRKDTERKLVLTAQQAVDYGLADNIVATSRRPDS; the protein is encoded by the coding sequence ATGAGTTCGACGTACACAATCCCCTATGTGACAACCCGCAGTGGAAACACCGAAAAGACGGTTGACATTTATAGCCGCTTGCTTGATGAGCGCATCATTTACATCGGCACCCCCATTGATGATGGCGTAGCTAATGCCGTTATTGCCCAGCTATTACATCTGGAAAACGACAACGCCGACATGCCCATTTCCCTATACCTCAATTCCGCTGGCGGCTCCATGTCCGCGACGTTGGCAATTTACGATTGCATGCAATTTGTTCACCCCACCCTTGAAACAACATGCGTCGGCCAAGTTGTGTCGTCCTCTGCGTTGCTCCTTGCTGGAGGCACGCACGGGCACCGACTGATCCTGCCGCACGGCCGGGTGGTACTGCATGCACCCGTCACAGAGGGCGGTCGTGGCGCGATCCCAGACCTGATCATTGAAGCCGAGGAAATTGAGCGTATCCGCAGCATGCAGGAAGAGATTCTTGCCCAGCACTGCGGCGTTTCTGCCGAGCAGGTCCGCAAAGACACCGAAAGGAAACTGGTTCTTACCGCACAGCAGGCCGTGGATTACGGCCTGGCGGATAATATTGTTGCCACTTCTCGACGCCCCGATAGTTAG
- a CDS encoding NADP-dependent isocitrate dehydrogenase, whose amino-acid sequence MAKIIYTRTDEAPLLATYSLKPVVEAFAATAGIDVETRDISLAGRILSQFSDYLSEEQRADDALAELGKLAQTPEANIIKLPNISASVPQMKAAIAELQSQGYALPNYPDSPSTDEEKDVRARYDAVKGSAVNPVLREGNSDRRAPIAVKNFAKAHPHRMGVWSQSSKTNVATMDDHDFRHNEKSVIMPADDVLTIKLVGADGTETVLKSDLKVLAGEVIDGTFMSAKALDQFLAAQVARAKEEGVLFSTHLKATMMKVSDPVLFGHVVRAYFADVFDQYGDQLNAAGLNGENGLAAIYAGLDSLDNGTEIKAAFDKALAEGPALAMVNSDKGITNLHVPSDVIVDASMPAMIRTSGHMWNAAGEEQDTLAVIPDSSYAGVYQTVIDDCRAHGAFDPSTMGTVPNVGLMAQKAEEYGSHDKTFKIPADGTVQVVNSAGDVLIEHAVEAGDVWRACQTKDAPIQDWVKLAVTRSRLSGMPAIFWLDPERAHDRNLTTLVEKYLKDHDTEGLDISIKSPVEATQVSIDRIREGKDTISVTGNVLRDYNTDLFPILELGTSAKMLSVVPLMAGGGLFETGAGGSAPKHVQQLVEENHLRWDSLGEFLALAESLRHFANTDGNAKAAVLADALDRATETLLNEGKSPSRKAGEIDNRGSHFYLTLNWAKELATQTEDADLAAVFAPVAEALAAAESEITATFIDVQGSPADLGGYYSPSEEKTNAVMRPSATFNAIIDGVKK is encoded by the coding sequence TTGGCAAAAATTATTTACACCCGCACCGACGAAGCACCGTTGTTGGCCACGTACTCACTAAAACCAGTTGTTGAGGCATTCGCCGCCACCGCCGGAATTGATGTTGAGACCCGTGATATTTCCCTCGCGGGCCGCATCCTGTCTCAGTTCAGCGACTATCTTTCTGAAGAACAGCGTGCGGACGACGCACTCGCTGAACTGGGCAAGCTGGCCCAGACCCCCGAAGCGAACATCATCAAACTTCCCAATATCTCGGCATCCGTCCCACAGATGAAGGCCGCAATCGCCGAGCTGCAGAGCCAAGGGTACGCGCTCCCTAACTACCCGGACTCCCCCAGCACCGATGAAGAGAAGGATGTTCGCGCGCGTTACGACGCCGTGAAGGGTTCCGCAGTTAATCCGGTGTTGCGCGAGGGTAATTCCGACCGCCGTGCCCCCATCGCTGTGAAGAACTTTGCCAAGGCACATCCACACCGTATGGGCGTGTGGTCGCAGTCCTCTAAGACCAACGTGGCCACCATGGACGACCACGACTTCCGTCACAACGAGAAGTCGGTGATTATGCCCGCCGACGATGTGCTCACGATCAAGCTTGTTGGTGCCGATGGAACTGAGACCGTTCTCAAGTCTGATTTGAAGGTGCTAGCCGGTGAGGTCATTGATGGAACCTTCATGTCGGCAAAAGCACTCGACCAGTTCCTAGCTGCGCAGGTTGCACGCGCTAAGGAAGAGGGTGTGCTGTTCTCCACACACCTGAAGGCCACCATGATGAAGGTGTCCGATCCGGTGCTGTTCGGCCATGTGGTGCGCGCTTATTTTGCTGATGTGTTTGATCAGTACGGTGACCAGCTGAACGCGGCTGGTCTGAATGGCGAGAACGGCTTGGCCGCCATTTATGCCGGCCTGGATTCCCTCGATAACGGTACTGAAATCAAAGCCGCGTTTGATAAGGCCCTGGCCGAGGGCCCGGCGTTAGCCATGGTCAACTCAGATAAAGGCATCACCAACCTGCATGTTCCTTCCGATGTGATTGTGGATGCTTCCATGCCCGCCATGATCCGCACCTCCGGTCACATGTGGAACGCCGCTGGTGAAGAGCAGGATACGCTGGCTGTTATTCCTGACTCCTCCTATGCAGGCGTGTACCAGACGGTGATTGATGATTGCCGTGCTCACGGGGCCTTCGATCCCAGCACCATGGGCACTGTTCCCAACGTCGGCCTCATGGCACAGAAGGCTGAGGAATACGGCTCCCATGACAAGACCTTCAAAATCCCGGCCGATGGCACTGTCCAGGTGGTTAATTCCGCTGGCGACGTGCTGATTGAGCACGCCGTGGAGGCTGGCGATGTTTGGCGCGCCTGCCAAACCAAAGACGCACCCATTCAGGACTGGGTCAAGCTCGCCGTTACTCGCTCACGGTTGTCTGGCATGCCCGCTATCTTCTGGCTTGATCCCGAGCGTGCGCATGACCGCAACCTCACCACGTTGGTGGAAAAATACCTGAAGGATCACGACACCGAGGGGCTGGACATCAGCATCAAGTCTCCAGTGGAGGCAACTCAGGTGTCCATTGACCGTATCCGTGAGGGCAAAGACACCATCTCCGTCACAGGCAATGTGTTGCGTGACTACAACACCGACCTCTTCCCCATCCTGGAGCTAGGGACATCTGCGAAAATGCTGTCAGTTGTTCCTCTCATGGCCGGCGGTGGCCTGTTCGAAACCGGTGCCGGTGGCTCCGCCCCGAAGCACGTCCAGCAACTGGTGGAGGAGAACCACCTGCGCTGGGATTCACTGGGTGAGTTCCTGGCATTGGCCGAGTCCTTGCGCCACTTTGCCAACACCGACGGCAATGCCAAGGCCGCCGTGCTTGCCGACGCCCTGGACCGCGCCACCGAAACCCTGCTCAACGAGGGCAAATCCCCCTCCCGCAAGGCCGGTGAAATTGATAACCGCGGCTCCCACTTCTACCTGACCTTGAACTGGGCTAAGGAACTGGCCACCCAGACCGAGGACGCGGATTTGGCTGCGGTGTTTGCTCCGGTGGCAGAAGCACTGGCCGCTGCAGAATCAGAGATCACCGCAACGTTTATTGATGTTCAGGGATCCCCTGCGGACCTTGGCGGATACTACAGCCCCTCTGAGGAAAAAACCAACGCTGTGATGCGTCCTTCCGCAACGTTCAACGCGATTATTGATGGCGTGAAGAAGTAA
- a CDS encoding SPFH domain-containing protein, which translates to MGIPFVDLIECLDPDPQLVMWKWPVENGQIKTGAQLIVRENQIALTLAHGQASAVYGPGRHTLPSVNIPVLDQLKGWKYGFASPNIYDVFFMVTRQFVDLKWGTPAPVMMHDPKFGQVRVRAFGSYNVRITDAARFFREYAGSYPLLCIRDLEIQLRDYIAAKFGEIMATSGISVMDFAANLSMVNARLAPAIAPYFEDLGVSVTQFSIASVTLPDEVNEYYDKVTGMNMIGDMDKFQRFNTALATGDARTAAGAGAQDGMAMGLLFSEMAATQQQTQQAAPAPAPAATPAAANPMEKLTTLKQMFDADLITEQEYAAKKAAILEEM; encoded by the coding sequence ATGGGCATCCCTTTTGTCGACCTCATTGAATGCCTTGACCCAGATCCGCAGCTTGTTATGTGGAAATGGCCTGTTGAAAACGGGCAAATCAAAACGGGTGCCCAACTTATCGTCCGCGAAAACCAGATCGCGTTGACGCTGGCACACGGCCAAGCAAGCGCGGTGTATGGCCCCGGCCGCCACACGCTTCCCAGCGTGAACATACCGGTTTTAGACCAGTTGAAGGGCTGGAAATACGGGTTCGCCTCACCCAATATTTACGACGTATTTTTCATGGTCACGCGCCAATTCGTAGACCTGAAATGGGGCACCCCCGCCCCCGTCATGATGCACGACCCCAAGTTCGGCCAGGTTCGCGTTCGAGCTTTCGGTTCGTACAACGTCCGCATTACCGACGCCGCGCGGTTCTTCCGTGAATACGCGGGCTCATACCCATTACTGTGCATCCGCGACCTTGAGATTCAGCTACGCGACTACATTGCCGCAAAGTTCGGCGAGATCATGGCCACCTCCGGCATCAGCGTCATGGATTTCGCCGCGAACCTGTCGATGGTAAACGCACGCCTCGCCCCCGCCATAGCCCCATACTTCGAGGACCTGGGGGTTTCCGTCACGCAATTCAGCATCGCTTCCGTCACCCTCCCCGACGAGGTCAACGAATACTACGACAAAGTCACCGGTATGAACATGATCGGCGACATGGACAAGTTCCAGCGATTCAACACCGCGCTCGCTACTGGCGACGCCCGGACTGCCGCAGGTGCTGGCGCGCAAGACGGCATGGCCATGGGACTGTTGTTCAGCGAGATGGCGGCGACCCAGCAACAGACACAACAGGCGGCGCCGGCGCCCGCTCCAGCGGCAACACCTGCGGCAGCTAACCCCATGGAGAAGCTGACCACATTGAAGCAGATGTTCGACGCGGATCTCATCACCGAACAGGAATACGCCGCCAAGAAAGCCGCGATCTTGGAGGAGATGTAA